From Treponema sp. OMZ 787:
TACTCGACTTCGAATTTGACACAACCCTGCAAACCTATTGGATGGTAATGTTTTTTACCTCTGTGGGCTACAATGCAGGGTTTTCGATTTTAAGAGACGGCGGGAAAAAAGTTTTTGTCTTTTTGGCTGTGGCTGTAGTTTTTGCAATTTTGCAAAATGTTGTAGCTCAAGGAGTTGCAAGGCTTATAAACTTTAATCCGATGCTCGCCGTCATGCTGGGTTCAACATCCTTTACGGGAGGCTTCGGTACAGCGGCCTCCTTTGCACCGATTGTTGACCCCGAAAGCACCCTGGGAGCCTTATCCCTCGCAGTAGCCGTTCCCACCTTCGGCTCTTTGATAAGCTCCATCTTAGGCGGCCCGGTCGGAGACCGCCTGATAAAAAAATACGGCTTACAGCCTTCAAATGCCAATGAAAGCGTAAGGATCGATGAATCGGGTAATATTATAAAAACAACAAAGGTTGTTAAAAAAATAGAAGCCGTTCATCCGAGCTTTATAAAAAGGCTTTTCTTTAACCCTACAAAAGGCAGGGAAGAAGCTCAAGAAGTCGTAACCGTTCAAGAAGAAGTTATCCACAAAGCCTCCGCAAAAGGTGAAGTCGATAACTCTACAACCAGTTCAGAAAAGCATCTTAGCAGTGAAAAACTGTTAATGTCATTTATGCTTTTAGTTCTGGCCTCAGGTTTTGGTCTCTTTGTTACCAATTATCTCAATTCTTTGTCGCCCAAATTTAAATTCCCCATTTATATCGGAGCGATGATTTGTGCTGCCGTTATCAGAAACATTGCAGATACTTCAAAAAAATTCAAGATTAATATGGATGAAATTGATGCACTCGGAAATATTTCTTTGAATATGTTTTTGGCTCTCGCCCTTGTTTCGTTAAAACTTTGGCAGCTTGTAAGTTTGGCTGTTCCTCTGATGATTATTTTAAGTGCTCAAATCGTTCTTCTGTATTTTTACACACGCTTTGTTACCTTTAAGGTTATGGGCGGAGATTACGATGCAGCGGTAATTACGGCGGGACACATCGGTTTCGGTTTTGCCGCAACCCCTAACGCCATGGCTAATATGGGCTCTATATGCGAAAAATACGGTTATTCAAAGATAGCCTTCTTTGTCGTTCCTATAGTCGGCTCCTTATTTATTGATTTTTTCAATATAATGATAATTGGTATTACCATAGGCTTGGCCGGATAGGTTTAAAGCTGCTTTTATAAAATCTTAAGATTTCTTAAAGCGTTTTAAAATTATGCCGGCGGTTCGGTCTTTTGTTATAAGCAAAAGACCGGCCCCAAGCCCCGCAAAAATAATAAAAGAAATAAAAAGCGGAACTCCCTGACCGATAATTTTTCCGAATGAAGCAAACGGAGAATAAATCTTATCCTTTAAAAAATAAAGCGGAATTGAAGCAATAATCGAAAAGGCAAATATTTTTGTTATAAATAAAAGAGTCGGAAAGATGAGTCTTTTTACATCCAGAGCCTTGTTCCTTTTTAAAAAGAATAAAAGAATAACCGTGTTTATAAATGAAGCTATTGTTAAAGCGAGGGCTACTCCGTTTCCGCCCATGGGGTCTACCAAGATAAGGGCAAGCAGGATATTTACGGCAAAGCAAATTATTCCTGCGATGGTCGGTGACTTTGAATCGCTTTGGGCATAAAAAGCCGGTGCGATGATTCTGTTTGCAGCGATTGCAAAAAGTCCGATTATGTGAAAGTTAAAAATTCCCAATGTTAATTTTACCGAAGTATCATCGAATTTATTGCTCTTATAAATGAGGATAATTAAATTTTCTCCCGACAAAAGAGAGAAAAAGGTTGCCGGTATTGTGATTAGGGCTATCACCTTTATTGCCTGCAATAATACTGTTTGAAAGGCTTCCCAATCTTTGCGTAAGGCCAGAGCCGACATTTCAGGGAGAATTACCGTGCCTATCGAAACTGCGAAGATTCCGAGTAATAGCTCTTGCAAGCGCAAAGAGTATTGTAAGCTCGAAGCTATTCCAAGCCCTGCCGAGGTTGCAAGCGAGGTGGAAACCAAGTCGTTTATCTGATAGGCTGCCATGCCGATTATGGTAGGGCCGATAAGGGCAAGCACTTTTTTTGTTCCCGGATTTGAAAGGGTTTTTGCAAGGCTTGTGAATTTAAAACTAAAGCCTGTTTTTAGAACAAAGGGAAGCTGAAAAACAGCCTGAACAAGACCGCCTGCAACAACACCGTAGGACATTGCAACAGCAGGATCTCCGAAGGGTTTTGCAAAAAGATATGTTGAACTTATGACGATTATGTTGAACAAAATAGGCGTAAAACCTGAGGGGGTAAAAATCTTTACTCCGTTTAAGATGCCTTGAAAAAATGCAGCAACCGAAATTAAAAATAAATACGGAAACATTATCCGCGTTAAAAAAACGGTAGAATCATAATCTGCGATATTCTCAAAAAAGATTTTTACTATCAGGGGAGAAAGCACAATGCCCAGTGTTACAACAACGGCAGTTGCAAAACTTACAAGGGTAAAAATAGAACTTAAAAACTCGTTTATTTCTGTCTTTGTGCTTTCGGATTCTTCCGCGTCCTTGTGTTTTTGAAGATAGGTATTAAAGGTCGGAATAAAAGCAACGGTTATACTGTTTTCGGCAAATAGCCTCCTAAATAGGTTGGGCAGCATAAAGGCTGTAGCAAAAGCATCCGCCAAGGGCCCCGTTCCCAAAAAATGAGACATCGTCATCTGGCGGACAAGACCTAAAATTCTTGACCCAAAAACCAAAAGAGAAAGTTTTGATCCGCTTTTTACGAGAGATTTGTTTTTATTTTCAACCTTATCCATAACAATTAAAGATTATACAGGCTTAGGGTGTGTAATGCAAGGGCGGTGGAAAGATAGGTTTTGTTATTCATTTTTAAAGTGTTCATTTATTATTTTTTGTAAGTTAATTACCGATTCAATATCTCCTTCCAAAAAAAATTTAAAAGAGTTTTCTGTTGACACAAAATAAAATCGGCATTTACTTGCTTTCTCAATATTTTCATTTATTTTTTTCATTAATTCTTTTAGTTTAAAATCTTTGCTATATGGATAGCATAAAACTGAAAAGATTTCAGGCTTTTCAATGGAATCTTTTTTTAAAAATTCTTCTAATCTCCTTTTTTCATCAGTATTTTTTTTATCGAGAAAACTTTTATCCGAAAAAAGCGGTTCAAGGTCTTTTTCGGTAAAACGCCATTGAGAGCCTATTTTTTTCCTGTAAGTTTTCCTCCTTTTAACAAAAGCATCAGCTCCAATATCGATATGATAAGAAAAACTCTTTTTAAATTCATCTCAACGGTTTTGCCCAAAAACTTAGCCGAAAAGGTGCTACAACGCTGTCATGGCCGACACAAGGGCTAAAGCAGCCATAGACATAAAAAACGCTTATAGTCTTTATTCATAATAAATGATTTTTGTAGACTGTCAATATTATTTTCGTGAATTTTACGGAAACGATTGTTTCATATAGTCTAGTGTTTGAGGGCATAAAAAACTAAGGTTGTAGTAGCCTATTTCATGTTCTATTAAACGATTTTCTTATAGTATCATTGGATTTTTAAATAGTTCCGCCATTTTTGAATGTTGACTTGCAAGTGTTTCGTAGTCGACGAAATTTACAAGAGGTTTTATTGGTCTGTAAATTGACCGACTAATTTTGTCATCAAATTCATTCTTGCGTTTCTTGTCCGCAACAATGCAAAATCTTGCTCTGAAATCTTGCAGTTCAAAAAATTTATTCAAAGAATTAATTATGTTTGTAGAATGCTCAACTTCATAGAATGCAGTCGGCATTTCACGCTCATTGAACCATATTGTATCAATTGTTTTAGCTCTGTTTGTAATTTTTGGATATGTAAATTCAGGAATATCAGTCATTGTTGATACTTGGCCAAGTTTCTTATCAAGAAATAATTTATTTTTATCTTGTGCAGGAACATATGTTTTCAGATTTTTCATGTTTCCAATATCTACAATCAAACCTTGATAATATGAGTGCGTAAAAGTTTCAATCTGGTCTTTTTTATTTTCCTTGATTTGAAATTTTTTCAAAACTGACTCACGATAATTAGCTAGTGCCCAAAGTCCCGACTGAATTTTAAAAAACTCATCGCGTCTTTGTAAATAGCAACGGATACTTTCAAACGGTGTTTTTGTTTTCCAAGTGTGTGTATCAACATTTTGATTGAGATAAGCAAGCGTTGCATATCCTCCATTTTTTTGCATTGTTTCGATTATATCATCAACTTGTGTATGCTTTTTTGCCATATTCAAAACCACCCAATAAAATTTATACTACCCTATGACTGATAATTACCAAATTCCCCTCCATCGACAAGTCCATATTTCTATGCTATAATACCCGATAGAGTAAGCTGTGCTGCATGATAAAAAGATTTTGTTTGTACGGGTTTTTAAAAAATAGCAAGATCGGATCTATCTAATATTTTCCATACCATATTGTTTGCTACTGCAATATACTCTTCATCATCTGGAACTTCCTAAAATTTTTTGTTATAATATCGGTCATGCAAATAAGCCTAGAAAATATAAAGAATAAAAAAGTAACCGTTATGGGCTTGGGGCTCAACGGCGGCGGGGTTGCGACTGCCCAATTTTTTGCCCGGTACGGAGCCGAGGTTACCGTAACCGATTTAAAAACTTCGGAAGAACTGCGGCCCTCAATCGAAAAATTATCCTCCTTTACAAATATAAGATTTGTACTCGGAGAACACAGAATAGAAGATTTTAAAGAGGCCGATCTTGTTATCAAAAACCCCGGAGTAAAACTTGAAGGAAATATTTTTTTGGAAACCGCAAAACAAATAGAATCGGATCTTTCCGTTTTTCTCGCTCTTTCAAAGGCTCCGATTTTAGCGGTAACCGGAAGCAAGGGAAAGTCTTCAACGGTAAGCGCCCTTTATTACGGGCTTAAAAAATTAGGGTACAATGCTTTTTTGGGCGGGAACATTACGGTCAGCCCCTTGAGTTTTTTTGAAGAAACTTCGCAGAATACTCCCGTGGTGCTTGAGCTTTCCAGCTGGCAGCTTGCCGATTTAAAAACCAAGGGTCTTCTTAAACCAAAGGCTGCGATTATTACGCCCATAATGCCCGATCACTTAAATTGGTACGGCACAATGGAAAAATATGTTGCCGACAAAAAAATCATCTATGAAAATATGGATGAAGCGGATTATCTAATCTGCAACTTTGATGACGGCTGGGGTAAAATTTTTGCAGAAGAAACAAGGGCAAATGTTTTTTGGTATAGCGAGAAAAAATTGCCTAAAGAATGCCGGGGCGTTTTTTTTAATAACCGGCAAGAAGGAATTTGCAATTTAAATAATGAAGAAAGGCTATTACTTTCAAAAGATGCAAAAGTTCCCGGGCTTAAACTTAAACAAAATGTCTTGAATGCAGGTCTCGCTCTTTTGCTTTACCAAAAATTTCATCAGGCAGAAAATTTAAAAGAAAAGAAAAACAAAGATCAAGCTGAGATTATCCGTAAATTTATGGACGAGTATTCGGGAATTGAGCATCGCTTGGAATTCTTTTATGAAAAAAACGGAATAAAATTTTATAACGATACAGCGGCAACAATTCCTGAGGCTTCTGCCGCTGCCATAGAAGCCTTTGATAAACCGCCGATCCTAATTTGCGGCGGAACAAATAAAAATTTAAATTTTATTCCGCTTGCCGAAAAGGCAAAGCTGACTAAAAGCATCTATCTTCTTGCAGGCTCAGGAACGGATCTTTTAATTCCTCTTCTTAAAGAAAACTCGATTGAATATAGAGGCCCCTTTGACAGTTTGGATTCTCTTTTGCTTTCATTAAAAGAAAATTTAGAAGCGGACGATATTGTAACCCTATCACCGGGAGCGGCCTCCTTCGGTATGTTCAAAAACGAATTCGACCGCGGCAATAAATTTAAAGAAAAGGTAAAAGAAATATTTTGCTGATGCAAATTAAATAGCTCTAATCTCCTTTTCAATTCTATCGATAATACTCTCCCAAGAATGTTTTTTTATTTCTTCTGCAAGGGGAGAATAAAAATCTTTTTGAGATTTTAGCCTTTCCATTTGAAGCATTATTTTTTCGGCAAGGGCTTCGACAAAGGCGGGTTTATCTTCTTCATAGACCTTGTCCACATCGTAGATTCTTGGAAGTTTTACAAATTCGATAAGGCCGCTTGTGTTGATCTTTTCGCCGAGGAGGTTTATTAAACCTTCTATTTCTGTTGTTACGGCAAAAAGACCGCAGGCTAAGGCTTCAACGGCAACAAGGCCCAAAGCCTCATAGTACGACGGCAAAATAAAAATATCGTTTTGCTTTAAAATTTTGCACATACAGATTTGAGATGAAGCATTTTCTATTTTTAAGTTTTCGATGCATCCGGCATTTTTTAAAAGAGCTGCTTTTTGTTCTTCGCTTGCATTTCCGACTAAAGTTAATTCCGTATTTGGATATTTTTTTAAAATAAGCGGAAGTGTTTTTGCAAGTTCAAAAACACCCTTTGAATCGGATATTTTTCCTGCATAGCATAGCCTGAATGTTCCATCAAAGACATGCCTATCCTTATCGTTAAAAATGTCGGGATTAAAGCCTCCTCCCGCCAATTTAATTTTTTCAAGGTTTGCCGAAAAAATATTTTTCACTTCAGAAATATCCTTAGGGCTTACCGTAAAATATAAATCGAGCTTATCCAAATTTTGTATATATCTTTCTTTTATCCAAGGATTTTGTTTAATCTGCCTTATATCCGTACCGTGGCTTATGCCGATTATTTTTTTGTCTGGAAATATTTTTTTTACCAAAGAGGTTAAGATAAAAAGATGATGGCTTATAATGACATCAGGATTAAATTCTTCTCTTATGCGGAGAAGATTTTTTTCAAAACCCGAAATCCATTTTTGATACATCTCATCGCTCATTTCGGAATAAACTGTTGAGGTATAGGGCATTATGTCACTCATGCCTGCAATCGGAAAGGGAAGGTCTTCATTAAAAGTTTTTTCTTGCTTATAATCGGATAAAAATTTAACAGGGTATTCTTTTACTCTTCCTTGTAAATTGTCCGGCAAAGATTCATTAAAAGTTTTTTCGGCAAAGGGAAGTTGTGTTCCGTAAAGAACGGCATTTTCATGTCCTTTTTTTATCATTCCTTCGACGAGGGTGCTAAAATAAACCCCGCTTCCTGTTTTCATCGGTAATTGCGCAAGACAGTGAAGTATCTTCAATTTAAATTCTCCTTAATATAACTGATGTAAACTCTTTCATCTTTTTGATAGTTACAATCGTTATTTAAAACAAAAGCCTTTAATTCTTCTTTTTCAGTTTTAAGAAAAAGTTCCAGTATCTCACCCTTAAAAATAATATTTGTTATTTCGGCTGTTTGAAAGCCGGCAGAGTCTTCATCTTCCGGTAAGGATTTAAATACCCTTATTTTTTCGGGCCTGATATATGAGTTTTCTATTCTATTGTTTGCACCGATAAAGTCAAGAGCAAATTCATTTGCAGGTTTATTATAAAGAGCTTCGGCTGTTCCTTCCTGAATAATTTCTCCATTGTTCATCAAAATAATTTTGTCGGCAATTTCAAAAGCCTCGCTTTGATCATGGGTAACAAAAATTGTGGTGATGTTAAATTCTTTTTGAATTTGTTTTATCTCTTTACGCATATTGATTCTTAATTTTGCATCCAAATTGCTCAAGGGCTCATCCAATAAAAGAAGTTTGGGTTTTATAATCAAGCTACGAGCAAGGGCTACCCTCTGCTGCTCTCCGCCGGAAAGTTCGCTTATATGTTTTTTTTCATAACCCGATAAGCCCATTGTTTTTATCATCTTCATTCCGGCTTCTATACGCTCACTCTTAGTCATTTTTTTAAATTTTAAACCGTAAATAATATTCGATAAAACATTCATGTGAGGAAAAAGTCCGTAAGATTGAAATACTGTAGAAACATTTCGATTTTCAGGCAGTTCATTTGTAATTTCTTTACCGTCAAGAATTATTTTTCCGCTATCCGGTTTTAAAAAGCCTCCTATCGATTTTAGCACCGTACTTTTTCCGCAGCCGGAAGGACCTAAAAGACAGAGGAGTTTTCCTTTTTCAAGATTGAAGCTGATATTTTTTACTGCATTTTTTTCTTTATATGTTTTTGTTAAGTTTTTCAATTCAAGATACATAAAACCTCCGTTTGTTTTAAAAATTATTTTTTCTTTAAAACTAAAAAGTAAATTAAATTTACAATTAAACAAATTATAATTATAAGCAAGGCAATGACGGAACCTATTTCGTAATACCCGCTTTGAATTACATCGAACATAACAAGGGTTAAAACTTTTTGACTCGGATATACCAAAAAAATAATTGAACCTATTGTTGTCATAGTCGTTGTAAATCCGTTTATAAAAGAAACTCCAAGTGCATTTTTGCTTAACGGAATAACTGCATCGGTAATCTCGTTTATTCTTTTACCGCCTAAATCTCTGATCGAATTTAGGGTGTCGATGTTTATTTCTTCCATTGCAGCATTTCCTATCTTGGTAGAAAATGGGAGCTGCTTAAATAAAATGTTTAAGACAACTATTGCTGCTGTTCCTGTAAGCATTAACGGCTTTGAATTAAAGGCCAATAAATAACCGAGTCCAAAAAATGTTCCCGGAATTATATAGGGAAGAGTTGCCGCAAAATCTACTGCCTGCATTATTTTTATTTTTCTTATTTGTTTATAATAAGCGATAAGCAAGCCTATTATGCTTCCTCCGCCTGCTGCAATAAGACTGTAAACAATGCTTCTTATTACCGTGCTTGTAATATGTGCTCTTGTTTCTAAAATGTTTGAAAAGGTAAAAATCATCTTGCCTTTTTTCATCTTTGTAAATGCAGATAATATAATAGAAGAATATTGAATGCTTATCCACAATAAAAAGAAAACGGCAATTATGCTTATAAGATAAAAAAGAGTTCCCTGTCTTTTTATTTCAATTTCCGATGAAGCCGTACCGTGCGACGATATGGAAATATTTTTAAAACTTTTTTGATAAAGAATAAAAATAATAATTGCCGGAATTAAAAGAAGAACATTTATTGCGGAGGCCTTTCCTAGGTTTCCTTGAGCTATTACCGCAAAATAGCTTTCTGTTGCAAGCACATTAAAAGAGCCGCCTATAATTGCAGGCGTTCCAAAATCAGATAAGCTTCTCAAAAAAGTTAAGAGCATAACCGATTTAATTGCCGGAAAAAGAAAGGGGAGCATTATATCAATAATCAAACGGTTTGTATTTGCTCCAAGATTGCGAGCACTATCTAATTGAGATCTGTCCAAATTATTTAAAAATCCGATTAAGATTAAAGCCGCTAACGAAAAATTGCTCAATGACTGCATGAGCACGATGCCTGTAATTCCGTAAGGGCTTTTTGAAATACCTAAAAGATAATAAGAAACAAGACCCCTTCTTCCAAAGAGGTTTATATAACTTAGGGCAGTTACAAAGGGCGGACTTATCATCGTTACGGCTAAAATCAAGAATATAAGGCCTTTTATTTTTTTAGGCATCAAATAGGAAAATAAGGCCGTGGTTATTCCTGCAATTGCAGTTAGGATCGTCGTATAAAAGCCAACCGATAAAGAATTTTTTAATAAGTGAAGATGATTTTTAAAAACATCTTCAAAAAGTTCAAAACTAAGATTTCCGTTTATAACAAGGCTTTGTTTAAATACATAAAAAAAAGGCAGGGCTATAAATATAAAAATACCTGAAATTAAGCTTAGTATGAGGATATAGTCTATAATTCTGTTGTAATTGTTTTTCATCTGCTGCTGTTTCATTAAATTGAATTATAATTGTATATTATTTTTAATAAATTTACTAGTGTATGATATAGAATAAATTTTAAGTGATTGATATAAGAAAACCGTTTTACTCTGACTTGACAGATTTTAGTTTTTGAATTAACATAAATGTATGCTTAGGCGATTTTTAGCTTATTTTCAATTTTATTTTTCTCGAAATTTAAATTTACTTATTAAAAATTCGGAGAAAAATGTTAGCTTAGGATTACCCCCCCCCCCCATTTTCTCTATTAACTATAATATCTCTAACGAATAAATTTTTACATAATTATTTTTCTCATAAAAATAATTATATTTATAAAATTAAATCGCAAGAAAGAAGGATTAATATGAAACAAAAAAAATCGGTTTCAATGGTTGCCGCATTAGTTTTGATAATTGGTGCAGCGGTGGTGATGAGCGGATGTTCAGGTACTAACAATAAGATAGAAAATGCATTAGCAGGTATATCTTATGCCGGAACCTATGGCGGTGAGGGTGAAAATAATTCCGGTGTTGGATATTGGGAATTCACAGTCAGTGCTTCAGGAAATTTTACAGGATGGTTTGAAATATTATCTGGCGCAAGATCGGAATGCAGTGGTAGTGTAAAAGCTGATGGAAGTTTTACAGGGAATGGACAAACGACGATACTAAAACAACCGTTTACCATTACAGGAAAGATAGCAAGTGATAATAAGGTAACCGGTAAGATAGCGGTACAGGGACTAAATACAGTATCGTTTTCAGGAAGTAAAAAATAAGAGAAGTTACTATGAATAAAAAAATATTAATATTTATTTTGATTCTGTTATTTGTATGGAGATTGGAAGCGGAAGAGTTAAAGTTTTATTCCTTTAAAGATAGAGGGTATAGCGGTTATGCAATTGCCAGTTATATGGCTTATATGCCGCCGCTTGATGTAGTAGAAAAATTAGCTGAGCGTAATGAAGAATATTATAAAGAACAAAATGCTTTTATACGGTACAATAGGGGAAAACTTTCCAAACAAGAAAGCTTTTTACTTTGGTCAGCTTTAAATGAATATAACTACAAGGATGGCGAAATGTATGTAGTAGTCATAAAACAGAAGAATGAATACTTACAGCTTTTTGTAATTATAATGGATGAGGTTAATTATGGATGTCATATCTGTGGAGGAATTTATACAACAAAACTATAATATGTGGAGGTCTTATATGAATTTAAAAAAAATCATGTGTTCGATATTTTTAATTCTATTTAGCATTTCTCTTTTTGCCGAACAAAACTGGTGGGAAGAAGAAGATTTTTCTTATACTAACGAGCAGACTAAGTATGAGCAAATATTTTCTACGCGGAATGATAAGAAAATTACGGAAGCTAAAATCATTGCGTTAATGAAAGAAAAAATGAATACCTATCTTAAAAATTCATCTCATTGTGCGTATGAATGGATGATATATGATGAATCATATAAACAGCAAAACAAATGGGAGCTGCGGATAATGAAACTCTCTAAACCGAATTTTACAGGCTATGATATATGGTTTTATTTTTCTAACGGAGTATTTTTATTAAGGTTTGCCGATGACCGATTTTTATCTACCGTATTTGAAATCGGTGCTGGTGCAAAACCGATAAATACGGATACGGAAGACAATATAGTAAATGCCTTATTGGACTGTCAATTGTCATCAAGAAAAATGTGGATAAAACACGGATTAAAACCGAAAGGATTTTTTCCGATGAAATTTATAGTAGAGTGAACTATTCATAGTAATTGGTCTATAAGATAAATTATTTACAAGGAGATAAACTATGGGTAAAAAAATAGGTTTAATTGCTTGCAGCAGTACTAAATTAGGGGAAGACAATCCTGCCGAGAGGTATTTGGCGAAAGAGATATATAAAGGACACACCTTTATACTGTCAAAAGAAGAAGGATTAAAAAAATACAAGTGTGAAGAATGGTATATCCTATCCGGAAAATACGGTCTATTAGATAAAGATGATCGTATTCCATATTATGATTTTTATTTGGGAAAACAATCGGCAGAGTATAAAAAGAAATGGGCGGAAGATGTGTTGAATAAATTAAGATCAAAGTATGATTTAAAAAATGATGTATTCTATATTTTTGGCGGTAAAACATACTATGAGTACTTAATACTGCATTTAAATTGTGTAGTTTTTGCCTATAAAAATAGTAATTGTATTGACTTGAACAAGACAACCGAGTATAAAAATGGAGACTCTGATGATAGTAAAAGCAATAGAGTTAAGAAATAAAGAAAATTTACAAAAGATAAAAAAAATGCCGGGATATTATAAATGGTGGGCAAAGAGAACTGAATTAGATATTATTTTAAACGAACTTAATGTTAATTTTGATGATGTAAAATCCTCAATCGAAACAAAATTGGATATGTTTTGCATATATGTAGGTATTGCTGCAAAGGAATCTATTGGAGAAAGATTGAATTGGCATGTTAATGATAAGCACACGACCACCAGTGTAAAATATGGAACATTATCTACACTTCGACAAAGTATCGCAAGTATAGTTGCCCATGATCAATATAATAAAAAAGCTACAGATGATTTTATCGATAAATTGTAC
This genomic window contains:
- a CDS encoding GIY-YIG nuclease family protein, whose amino-acid sequence is MIVKAIELRNKENLQKIKKMPGYYKWWAKRTELDIILNELNVNFDDVKSSIETKLDMFCIYVGIAAKESIGERLNWHVNDKHTTTSVKYGTLSTLRQSIASIVAHDQYNKKATDDFIDKLYVEYFFNDHRIKSGDAKNELTCIERQLLQEYLRVLNIMENNHPCAKEIKKELKRLRKISKNTAIA